The Microbacterium sp. SORGH_AS_0428 genome contains the following window.
TCTCGGCGATCGTCGTCGCCAGGTCCTTCAGTTCGCCGTTCACGCGCAACGCGATGACGGAGCGGTCGGGAAAGAGGGCGAATCCGTCTGCGGGGTAGGCGACGGCTGCCGGGGTCAGATCAGTCAAAGGACGCTCCTGAAGTGGGTCTCAATCGATCCTATCGAGCTTGCGAGGCGGCAAGATGGTGTCGTGAAGCTGGCTCTCATCGGCGGCGCGCTGTTGCTGGTCGGCATCGCCGCGGTCCTCTTCGGCGTCCTCCCCCCGGACGCGGCCGTCGCGGTGACCGAACGCATCCTCCCGGTCCTCGGCTTCGTCACCGCGATCACCGTCGTCGCCGAGCTCGCGACCCGTGTCGGCCTGTTCGACGTGCTCGGTGCCTTCCTCGCCCGCCTCTCCCACGGCCGCACGATCGTGCTCTGGCTGCTCGTGGTGGCGCTCGCGCTCGTGTCCACCGCCTTCCTCTCGCTCGACACCACCGCGGTCCTGCTGACGCCCGTCGTCGTCGCCGTCGCACGAGCGAACGGGCTTCCCCCGCTGCCGTTCGCGTTCGCGACGGTGTGGCTGGCGAACACGGCGTCACTGTTCCTGCCGGTGTCCAACCTCACGAACCTGCTCGCCGCCCACAATCTGGAGGGAGGCACGGGAGCGTTCATCGGCCTCCTCGGGCCGTCCGCGCTGATCGCCGTGATCGTGACCGTGATCCTGCTGTGGCTTCGGGATCGCCGTCGGCTGCGCGGACGCTTCTCCCCCGCCGGATCACCGCAGGTCGCCGACAGGTCGCTGCTGATCGCCGCCGGAGTGATCGTCGCGGTCATGCTGCCGTTGCTGGTCTCCGGCCTCGAACCCTGGATCCCGGCGACGGCCGCGGCCACCGTGCTCGTCGGGTTCGTCGCATGGCGCTCGCCCAGGCTGCTCTCGCTGCGACTCATCCCGTGGCAACTGCTCGTGTTCGCGAGCGGTCTGCTCCTGGTGGCCTCCGCGGCGGATGCGGCGGGTCTGCTCGACCCCGTGTCGAGTGTCCTCAACTCCTCGGACCAGCCCTGGACGGTGTTCGCGGTCGCCGGGGCGGGAACCGTCGGGGCGAACGTGATCAACAACCTGCCCGCCTACCTGGCTCTCGAACCGGCTGTCGCGGCGTCCCCTGTCCATCTCGCGGCCCTCCTCATCGGCGTCAACGCCGGTCCGCTCATCACGCCGTGGGCATCACTGGCGACGCTGTTGTGGCACGAGCGGCTGCAGTCGGAGGGCATCGAGGTGTCGTGGGGACGTTTCATCCTGTGGGGCGCGCTCGCCGCTCCCCTGGTCGTGGGACTCGCCGCACTTCCGCTGCTGTGGCTGCGCTGACCTCACGCCTCGGTGATGTCGAAGTCGGGGTCGTATCCGTCATCCGGTGCCTCAGAGCTCTCGACCGCGCGCAGATGGCGCTCGGGCATCGGGCGGACCCGCTGGAGGTGGGCCTCGAGCTCGGAGCTGTCGACGTCCGGGTCATCGCCGTGCCGTGTGACGGGCACCGAGAGCACATCGTTGCCGAGGCCGACCACGAGCTCGGCGGTGCCCTCCGGATCGATGGGGATGCGCACCGCGGCCGCTTCACCACGCTTGGCGAGCTCCGCCGTCAGTTCGACGAGCAGGCGTGCCACATCGTCGGTGGTCAGAACGTTCTCGCCTGCGTAGGTGATGCGTCTCATGCATCCACCATGCGCTCCCGCCTCCGGCGGCGCGGGGCGGTTGCGACGACCCCCGCGGTGGTCTAGGTACGCGCAGAACCGATGATCGCGAGGCCGCGATCTGAGCGATCTGATGACCGACGACGCAAAGAGGAAGGCGTTTCGGGTGCGTTAAAAGATCGCCATCTTCCTGGGTGTTTGCCCAAGAGCAGGTGAGAATGACCTGCATGCGCTGGGCGAAGAGCGCCCAGCGACCATTCACAGCAGGGATACCACTATGTCTCTTGTTCACATCAGGCGAGGCCGTGTCGGCATCGCGGTCGCCGCTCTGGCCGGCACGGCAGTGATGCTGGCCGCGTGCTCGGGCGGGGGCGGCGGCGAGTCGACCGGCGGCGGCGCGGGCGGCGACCTCATCGTCGGCACCACCGACAAGATCACCTTCATCGACCCGGCGGGCTCCTACGACAACGGCTCGTTCGCGGTGATGAACCAGGTCTACCCGTTCCTCTTCAACAGCCAGTACGGCACCGCTGATGTGACCCCCGACATCGCCGAGTCCGGCGAGTTCACCTCACCGACGGAGTTCACCGTCACGCTCAAGGACGGACTCACCTTCGCGAACGGGCACAAGCTCACCTCGTCCGATGTGAAGTTCAGCTTCGATCGGCAGCTCAAGATCGCCGATCCGAACGGCCCCTCCTCGCTGCTCGGCAATCTCGCATCCGTCGAGGCGCCCGACGACACCACCGTCGTCTTCACCCTGAAGAACGGCAACGACCAGACGTGGGAGCAGATCCTCTCCAGCCCCGCAGGTCCGATCGTCGACGAGGAGGTGTTCTCCGCCGACTCCCTCACCAGCGACGATGACATCGTCGCCGGGAACGCCTTCGGCGGCCAGTACGTGATCGACTCGTACAAGATCAACGAGCTCATCTCCTACAAGCCGAACCCCGACTACAAGGGCGCGCTCGGTGCCGCGGAGAACAGCAGCGTCACTGTCAAGTACTACGCCGACGCCTCCAACCTGAAGCTCGACGTCGCCGGCGGCAACATCGACGTCGCCTTCCGCAGCCTCTCCGCCACCGACGTCGACGACCTCTCGAAGAACGACGCGGTCAAGGTCGTGGACGGCCCCGGCGGAGAGATCCGCTACATCGTGTTCAACTTCGACACGATGCCTTTCGGTGCCGCGACGCCCGAGGCGGACCCGGCCAAGTCGCTCGCCGTGCGGCAGGCGATGGCCGATCTCATCGACCGCCAGGCGCTGAGCGAGGACGTCTACAAGGGCACCTACACGCCGTTGTACTCCTACGTGCCGCAGGGCCTGACCGGCGCCACCGAGCCGCTCAAGGACCTCTACGGCGACGGTGCGGGTGCGCCCGATCTCGACAAGGCGAAGGCTGCGCTCGAAGCGGCCGGCGTCTCGACCCCGGTCACGCTGAACCTCCAGTACAACGGTGACCACTACGGCCCCTCCTCGGGTGACGAGTACGCCGCGGTCAAGTCGCAGCTGGAAGAGGGTGGTCTGTTCACCGTCAACCTCGCACAGACCGAGTGGGTGCAGTACGCCAAGGACCGTACCGCCGACGTCTACCCCATGTATCAGCTCGGTTGGTTCCCCGACTACTCCGACGCCGACAACTACCTCACGCCGTTCTTCAGCGCGGACAACTTCCTCGTGAACCACTACGACAACAGCGAGGTGCAGGAGCTCATCACGGCTCAGGCTTCCGAGACGGATGCGGCTGCGCGCCAGTCCGACATCGAGAAGATCCAGGAGCTCGTCGCCAAGGACCTCTCGACCCTGCCGCTGCTGCAGGGCACGCAGGTCGCGGTGGTCGGCAAGGACGTGGACGGCGCCGTGCTCGACGGCTCGTTCAAGTTCCGCTACGCCCCGCTCCACAAGTAAGACGCCACCGGTCCTCCATCGCTCCGGGCGACGCTGCCGCATCGCGGCGGCGTCGCCCGGACGCGGAGGGAGGACTCCGTCCGTTCGAAGGTTTCCGCATGGTCACAGCGGTAGACGCCGCCGCCGTCGTCAAGCCCGTCGCTCCCCAGCGGGGTGGGCTCTGGCGCTACATCCTCATCAGGCTCGTCCTGATCATCCCCACCGTCTTCATCCTCGTCACCGTCGTCTTCCTCCTGATGCGGGTCACCGGAGACCCCATCACGGCCGCCCTCGGCGGCAAGCTCCCCCCGGCCCAGCTCGCCGAACGCATCCACGAGGCCGGTTACGATCGCCCGCTGATCGTCCAGTACGCGGAGTACATCGGCGGTGTGTTCCGCGGCGACTTCGGCAACACGATCACCGACGGACGCCCGGTGGTCACGATTCTCCTGCAGTACGGGTCCGCGACCCTCGAGCTCGCCCTGTACGCGCTGATCGTCGCCTTCGCCCTCGGCATCCCGCTCGGTCTGCTCGCTGCCTACCGCCGCGACCGCTGGCAGGACGCGGCACTGAGGATCGCCGCGATCCTCGGCTACGCGACACCGATCTTCTTCCTCGGAATGGTGCTCAAACTCGTCTTCTCCGTCGCGCTCGGCGTGCTTCCCGCATCAGGACGCGCGGGTACCCGTACCGAGCTCGCCCTGCAGAGTCTGGACGGCCAGACCGGCATCTACCTCATCGACGCCATCCGACTCGGCAGAGCGGATGCGGTGGGCGACGTCCTGTGGCACGCGGTCCTGCCGGCGCTGGCCCTCGGCATCCTCACGGCCGGCATCTTCCTGCGCCTCGTGCGCACCAACGTGATCGGCACGCTCGGCTCGCAGTACGTCACGAGCGCGCGCGCCCGAGGCGTCGGCGAGTACCGGCTCGTCACGAAGCATGCCTACCGCCCGGCACTCATCCCCATCGTGACCGTCATCGGTCTGCAGATCGCGGTGCTGCTGTCCGGCGCCGTCCTCACCGAGACGACGTTCGAGTGGAAGGGCATCGGCTTCATGCTCTCCGAGTACCTGAAAGCTCGTGACTTCGTGGCCGTGCAGGGCATCGTCGTGATGATCGCCGTCGTCGTGGCGGTCACGAACTTCATCGTCGATGTCGTCGCCGCCCTCATCGACCCCCGAGTGAGGTACTGATGTCCACGGTCCCCGCCCCGGCCGCCGTCACCGACCGCCGCCGTCCGCTGGCCGACAGGCTGCCCGTCCTCTCGCAGCTCCGCCGGAGCGTGGGGCTGCAGCGCGGGATGCTCGTGACCGGACTCGCCCTCACGGCCCTGTTCGTCCTCACCGCCGCCCTCGCCCCGTGGATCGCACCCTACGGCTTCGCCCAGCGCTCGGTCGACGGCCAGGACTTCGGCACCCTCCAGGCACCCAACGCCGTCAATCTCCTCGGAACCACGGTCAGCGGGTTCGACGTCCTGTCGCGGACGATCTGGGGTGCGCAGACAGCCCTGCTCGCCATCGTGTGCGCGATCGCCTTCTCGATCTTCCTCGGAGTACTCGTCGGCCTGCTCGGCGGGTACTTCGGCGGCTGGCTCGACCGCATCCTCGTCGTGCTCGCCGATGCCATCTACGCCTTCCCCTCGCTGCTGCTGGCGATCGTGATGTCGATCGTCATCAGTCGAGGGCAGTCGACGCTCTGGGGCGGCATCCTCGCTTCGGCCATCGCGATCACGGTCGTGTTCGTCCCGCAGTACTTCCGCGTCGTCCGCAGCGAGGTCGTGCGGGTCAAGGCGGAGCCGTTCGTGGAGTCCGCGCAGGTCATCGGCGTGCCCACCTCGCGCATCCTCCTGCGACACGTGCTGCGCAACTCCACCCGGTCGCTGCCGGTCGTCGTCACCCTCAACGCCTCCGAAGCGCTGTTGACGCTGGCGGGCCTCGGCTTCCTCGGATTCGGGATCGAGGCGACGGCCGCCGCGGAGTGGGGCTACGACCTCAACCGTGCGGTCTCGGACGTCACGAGCGGCATCTGGTGGACCGCCATCCCGCCGGGGATCGCCATCGTCCTCGTCGTGCTCGGCATCACGCTCGTCGGCGAGAGCCTCAACGATCTGAGCGACCCGCGGCTGCGCACCCGGCGCCGCGCGGCCCGCCCGCGCACGAAGGAGGCCTCCGCATGACCGACATCGCACGCGTCGACGACCTGAAGGTCACCTTCGCGACCGACGGCGATCCCGTCGTCGCGGTCGCCGGCATCTCGCTCGCCGCCCACGCGGGCGAGGTCCTCGCCGTCGTCGGCGAATCCGGCTCCGGCAAGACCGTGACCGCCAACACCCTGCTCGGTCTGCTTCCGGAGACCGCGACCACGTCCGGGGCCGTCGTGATCCAGGCTCGGGACGGCGGCGAGACCGACATCGTCCATGCGTCCGCATCCGAGCTGCGCGCCATGCGCGGACGCGATGCCGCGATGGTGTTCCAGGAGCCGTCGACGGCGTTGAATCCGGTGTTCACCGTGGGGTGGCAGATCGCCGAGGGCATCCGGGCCCACGAACGCGTGACGCGCGCGGAGGCGCGGCGCCGGTCGGTCGAGATCCTTCGCAAGGTAGGGATCCCCGACGCGGAGAAACGCGTCGACGACTACCCCCACCAGTTCTCCGGGGGGCAGAAGCAGCGGGTCGTCATCGCGATGGCGCTCGTGCTCAACGCGGGTCTGATCATCGCCGACGAGCCGACGACAGCGCTGGATGTGACCGTGCAGGCGGAGATCCTCGAGCTGCTGCGCGCCTGTCGCGACGAGTTCGGCGCCACGATCGTGCTCATCACGCACAACATGGGCGTCGTCGCCGACCTCGCGGATCGTGTCGTGGTCATGTATCGCGGCGAGATCGTCGAGCAGGCCCCGGTGCGCGAGCTGTTCGCCGCACCGCAACAGCCCTACACGCGCGAGCTGCTCGCCGCTGTGCCCCATGTCGGAGCGGGAAAGAGCGCCATGCAGGACCCGGCGACACCCGCACCGGCCGAGCCGCCGGCGGGAAGCCTCGTGGTCGCTCGCAATCTGCACATCGCCTACCCGGGCCGCTTCGGCCGCACGGGGGTCGTGGCGGTTCACGGCGTCGACTTCTGGATCGGCCCGGGCGAGGTGCTCGGCCTCGTCGGCGAGTCCGGTTCGGGCAAGACCACGATCAGCCGTGCGATCGTGGGTCTCACCTCCGTCGTCGACGGTTCGTTGGAGGTCCTCGGGACCGAGATGCGCGACGCGAAGCCGCGTGCACTGGCAGCTCTCCGCCCTCAGGTGGGGTTCGTCTTCCAGGACCCGGCGACCAGCTTCAATCCCCTGCTGACGATCGCCGAGTGCATCGCCGAGCCGCTCGTGGTGCACAAGCGGGTGCGCAACGCCGCTCAGGCGCGCAAGCGCGTCGACGAGCTGCTGGATGCGGTGCGTCTGCCTGCTGCCTACGGCGACCGTTTTCCGCACGAGC
Protein-coding sequences here:
- a CDS encoding SLC13 family permease encodes the protein MKLALIGGALLLVGIAAVLFGVLPPDAAVAVTERILPVLGFVTAITVVAELATRVGLFDVLGAFLARLSHGRTIVLWLLVVALALVSTAFLSLDTTAVLLTPVVVAVARANGLPPLPFAFATVWLANTASLFLPVSNLTNLLAAHNLEGGTGAFIGLLGPSALIAVIVTVILLWLRDRRRLRGRFSPAGSPQVADRSLLIAAGVIVAVMLPLLVSGLEPWIPATAAATVLVGFVAWRSPRLLSLRLIPWQLLVFASGLLLVASAADAAGLLDPVSSVLNSSDQPWTVFAVAGAGTVGANVINNLPAYLALEPAVAASPVHLAALLIGVNAGPLITPWASLATLLWHERLQSEGIEVSWGRFILWGALAAPLVVGLAALPLLWLR
- a CDS encoding ABC transporter substrate-binding protein: MSLVHIRRGRVGIAVAALAGTAVMLAACSGGGGGESTGGGAGGDLIVGTTDKITFIDPAGSYDNGSFAVMNQVYPFLFNSQYGTADVTPDIAESGEFTSPTEFTVTLKDGLTFANGHKLTSSDVKFSFDRQLKIADPNGPSSLLGNLASVEAPDDTTVVFTLKNGNDQTWEQILSSPAGPIVDEEVFSADSLTSDDDIVAGNAFGGQYVIDSYKINELISYKPNPDYKGALGAAENSSVTVKYYADASNLKLDVAGGNIDVAFRSLSATDVDDLSKNDAVKVVDGPGGEIRYIVFNFDTMPFGAATPEADPAKSLAVRQAMADLIDRQALSEDVYKGTYTPLYSYVPQGLTGATEPLKDLYGDGAGAPDLDKAKAALEAAGVSTPVTLNLQYNGDHYGPSSGDEYAAVKSQLEEGGLFTVNLAQTEWVQYAKDRTADVYPMYQLGWFPDYSDADNYLTPFFSADNFLVNHYDNSEVQELITAQASETDAAARQSDIEKIQELVAKDLSTLPLLQGTQVAVVGKDVDGAVLDGSFKFRYAPLHK
- a CDS encoding ABC transporter permease: MVTAVDAAAVVKPVAPQRGGLWRYILIRLVLIIPTVFILVTVVFLLMRVTGDPITAALGGKLPPAQLAERIHEAGYDRPLIVQYAEYIGGVFRGDFGNTITDGRPVVTILLQYGSATLELALYALIVAFALGIPLGLLAAYRRDRWQDAALRIAAILGYATPIFFLGMVLKLVFSVALGVLPASGRAGTRTELALQSLDGQTGIYLIDAIRLGRADAVGDVLWHAVLPALALGILTAGIFLRLVRTNVIGTLGSQYVTSARARGVGEYRLVTKHAYRPALIPIVTVIGLQIAVLLSGAVLTETTFEWKGIGFMLSEYLKARDFVAVQGIVVMIAVVVAVTNFIVDVVAALIDPRVRY
- a CDS encoding ABC transporter permease; translated protein: MSTVPAPAAVTDRRRPLADRLPVLSQLRRSVGLQRGMLVTGLALTALFVLTAALAPWIAPYGFAQRSVDGQDFGTLQAPNAVNLLGTTVSGFDVLSRTIWGAQTALLAIVCAIAFSIFLGVLVGLLGGYFGGWLDRILVVLADAIYAFPSLLLAIVMSIVISRGQSTLWGGILASAIAITVVFVPQYFRVVRSEVVRVKAEPFVESAQVIGVPTSRILLRHVLRNSTRSLPVVVTLNASEALLTLAGLGFLGFGIEATAAAEWGYDLNRAVSDVTSGIWWTAIPPGIAIVLVVLGITLVGESLNDLSDPRLRTRRRAARPRTKEASA
- a CDS encoding ABC transporter ATP-binding protein yields the protein MTDIARVDDLKVTFATDGDPVVAVAGISLAAHAGEVLAVVGESGSGKTVTANTLLGLLPETATTSGAVVIQARDGGETDIVHASASELRAMRGRDAAMVFQEPSTALNPVFTVGWQIAEGIRAHERVTRAEARRRSVEILRKVGIPDAEKRVDDYPHQFSGGQKQRVVIAMALVLNAGLIIADEPTTALDVTVQAEILELLRACRDEFGATIVLITHNMGVVADLADRVVVMYRGEIVEQAPVRELFAAPQQPYTRELLAAVPHVGAGKSAMQDPATPAPAEPPAGSLVVARNLHIAYPGRFGRTGVVAVHGVDFWIGPGEVLGLVGESGSGKTTISRAIVGLTSVVDGSLEVLGTEMRDAKPRALAALRPQVGFVFQDPATSFNPLLTIAECIAEPLVVHKRVRNAAQARKRVDELLDAVRLPAAYGDRFPHELSGGQRQRASLARALALDPKLLIADEPTSALDVSVQATVLELFAALQRELGFASLFISHDLAVIDAVADRVVVLRQGAVREQGTTAQVLLHPQDPYTERLLTSLPVPDPVAQAQRRAAWLALPPEAER